The following is a genomic window from Brevibacterium limosum.
CTGACCCGACGAAGATTGTCTTCAGGCTCGCCCTCGGGGAATCAACGCCCCGTTTCCCTCAACTGTGCGCGTCAGAGACGAAAGCCGATTACCTCCTCGGTGTGGATCTCGCGGTCAGCCCGCCGGAGGGTTGATGATACTTGTTAAAGAATGGTCACGCCGCCGCATGATCGGAATCAAGCAGTCGCCGACTCCCCAGTTCCAAACAGATCTCAACCTGAGTCAACGACCCCAGAACCCGCGCCGAAAGGAATATCGCCAACTATGAATACGATGAAGATCGCCGTCATCGGCGGAGGAATCGCTGGTGTCACCACCGCCTACGGACTCGCGCGCCGGGGTGCAGCCGTCACCCTGATCGACGATGCCGCATCGGGTCAGGCGACAGCTGCCAGCGCCGGGATCATCGCTCCCTGGGTATCTTCCTCCAGCGGCGCCTTCTATGAAGCGTACTCAGCTGGAGGCAACTACTATCCGGAGTTCCTCGCCGGGCTCCATGACCTGGGGATCCCCGAACTGGGATACAGGCGATCCGGCGCCCTGATGGTCTCGCGAGACGATGCAGAACTCGACGCCGTCGAAGACCGGATAGCCCAGCGCGTTGCTGAGTCCGGTTCCGTCGCAGGAACGCTGGAGCGCGTAGACAGCACACAGGTCAACGAACTGTTTCCGGCCCTGTCCCCCGAACTGAAGGGTTTGTACGTCTCCGGCGGCGGACGGGTCGACGGCCACGTTCTCAGAAATGCGACGTTGAGCGCCGCAGTCATTCTCGGGTCCGAGCACCGCGAGGACGCAGTGATCGCGATCGATCCTGTCGACGACACCGGATGGCGAGTGCAGACGATGCGCGGACCGTTCGACGTTGACTCTGTCGTCGTGGCAGCAGGGGCAAGAACGCCAGAGCTGCTGCTTCCCCTCAACGTGAGCTGCGCAGTGAGCCCGCAACGCGGACAGATCACCCATCTGAACCTTCGTGGAGTGAACACTTCACAATGGCCGACGGTCCACCCCTTCACACCCAACTACATGACCCCGTTCGATAATGGCAGGATCGCAGT
Proteins encoded in this region:
- a CDS encoding NAD(P)/FAD-dependent oxidoreductase — translated: MNTMKIAVIGGGIAGVTTAYGLARRGAAVTLIDDAASGQATAASAGIIAPWVSSSSGAFYEAYSAGGNYYPEFLAGLHDLGIPELGYRRSGALMVSRDDAELDAVEDRIAQRVAESGSVAGTLERVDSTQVNELFPALSPELKGLYVSGGGRVDGHVLRNATLSAAVILGSEHREDAVIAIDPVDDTGWRVQTMRGPFDVDSVVVAAGARTPELLLPLNVSCAVSPQRGQITHLNLRGVNTSQWPTVHPFTPNYMTPFDNGRIAVGATREDGSGYDPRVTAAGQMQVLQDALSLAPGLADATVIETRVGIRPMGEDNLPIAGEVPGRSGLWTMTGYGAGGLTLGPLLGDAVARSILGDPAPELTAFPTAMPM